The region GGATACTGATCGCCAGAGCGATCTGCATCAACCCGCCGGCCAGCGCAAATAGGGACGCGCGATTTCGGGGCATTGATGACTTGCCACCAATGACAGCCGGACTACTGATGTCTGCGATCAGAATACTTGTGGTCATCCCGTTTTGCCCTCGCTTCTTTGCCCTCTTTCAGAGCGTAACGCTTAGTCAACGCCTTGGTGTGTCACTTTTTGACATTTGATGCACAAAAATTGACATCGCCTGGATAAACTCTTGACATCCGCGGCCGACAGACAGGTGTTGGATGATGACCTTGCCCCACTGATAATCGCGCAGTCTAGCCGTCCAGTTCCGGGTACATCACATACGCGCGCTTATGCTGGCCAGGGTAACAATAATGGTGTGTGCTGGCGCTTTTTGCTCTCTCAATCAATAATTACGGCATATTGCTAATTCCAGACAGCTTCAGTTTAAGCGATAGTAGTCATTTAACATCTCAAAATGTTCTCAATAACTTCTGAACGCGCTCAGAGCACAAGGCGGACTGGGGCATGACTTCGAGCCAACCTGTACTCAGAATTGATCTGAATTCGCTTGAGGTGCACAAAGGCGAGGAGACAATCCGGCTTTCTCTCACCGAGTGGGGTCTGCTTCGAGTCCTGATCGAACACAAGAATCAACCACTGTCACACGAGTTCCTGCTGCAAACCGTTTGGGGCGAGGGTTACGGGAAAGAGAGTAACTATCTACATTCCTTCGTGGGACAGCTGCGAAAGAAACTCGGTGTCCGTGCGGGGGATCCGCAGTACATCATGACCGTGCCAAGGGTGGGATACAAGTGGGTTGAGCAAGCCGACTCAGGGATGCATCCTCAGTTTGCGGCGGCAAGACAACCGGACCGCCGCAGTTATCTACCCGCTGCCCTGACGTCATTCATTGGTCGCGAACGAGAACGCAGTCTGTTGGAACGAATGCTTCGGAAACGCGACATACGCCTGATATCGCTCACGGGTCCTGGCGGCATCGGCAAGACGAGGCTTTCGCTTGAGGTCGCTGAACACCTGGCGAATGATCAGTTCTTCGCTGATGGCATTCACTTCATTGCTCTCGAAACGATCGATACGGCCGATCTTGTCGTGGGCACCATTGCGCGCGCATTCGGAATTCGAGAGAAACTCGGCGAGGACGTGCTGTCGTCCCTCAAGCGGCATTTGCGCGATAAGGACTTGCTGCTCATTCTCGATAATTTCGAGCGCGTTCACTCAGCCGCAGAACAAATACTCGAGATTCTGAAAGCTGCATCCAGTGTGAAGGTCCTGGTGACGAGCCAGGAGAAACTGAACCTGTACGGTGAGCACAATTTCGAAGTGCCGCCGCTATCGCTGGCTTCCGATCCTGCCCTTGCCGGTGACGAGAATATTGCGCTGAGCGAAGCAGTGCAGCTCTTTGTTGATCGGGCGCAAGCGGTACACCCCTATTTTGAGATCACCTCAGACAATCTCGCTGTCGTTCAGCAGCTTTGTGACCGGCTCGACGGACTGCCACTCGCCATAGAACTGGCCGCCGTTCAAAGCAAACGGTTTGCACCTCAGGATCTGCTGTCAAGGCTGGACAGCCGACTATCGGTGCTCGTTGACGGTCAGTCCAATCTCCCGCCGCGCCATCAGACACTGCGGGCGGCGATCGACTGGAGTTATCAACTGCTTGACACGCAGGAACGCAAACTCTTCGTCTCTCTCAGTATCTTCAATGGGAGCTTTTCGCCTTCCGCAGTTGCGACCGTATGCGCGAGCGACGCCAACCAAGCTACGCGTGTTCCACAAAAGCTTCTGTCCCTCCAAGACAAGAGTCTGCTGACCTCCCAATCGGATGACGTCCACGGCGAAACACGCTATACGATGTTGGGTTCGTTCCGCGAGTTCGCCGGTCAGTTGCTCGGCCGGCGCGATGCAGAAGAACTGGGCCGGCGTCACGCAGACTACTACGTGGGGCTGCTGGAGGAGACAAATCACGTTCCGCCCGACCAGCGCATGGGGTGGCTCACTCGTGATGTGGGTAACTTCCGCGCTGCGCTGCGATGGGCGCTCACCAACAGGGCCGGTGAGACGGCGCTGCGTCTCGCGGTCGGCATGTATGAGCTCTGGCAGCATTTGGGCATGCTGCGTGAGGGGAAGCAGTGGCTCTTTGATGCGCTCGACGCCACACAGGATCTTACCGGTCCTTTGCGCGCCCGTGCCCTGTATTGTGCTGCTGCGCTCGCGGACTGGCTGGGCGAATATCAGATCGTTCAGAGCCTCTACAGAGAGAGCCTTCGCTTGTACGAGGCGTCCGGCGATGCCGCGGGAGTCACAAGCGCCCTGCTGGTGCTGGCCTCGGCGCTCATCAATCAGGGTGATTTTGTCGAAGGGCGCGAGCTTTCTGAACAAGCGTTGCGCGTTGCACATGACAACCAGAACCTGTCAGGCATCGCCTTCGCCCTCAACAATCTGGGCATGGTAGCAACCTATCAAGGAGATGCGCCGAAGGCGCGGGAATACTATCAGGAGATGCTGTCCCTCTGGGAGGCGCTCAACTACAGCCAAGGGACGGCGTGGGCGTTGACTGGCCTGAGCTGGGCAGAACTGCTGCATGGCAACTACTCTGAAGCGCAGAAGCATATCGACAGAAGCCTGGAACTGCATCGGCAGTCCGGGGATCTGTTGAGCTCGGCGCTGGCGCTTGCCTGTGACGGCTGGATCGCGCTGTATACGGCAGATGTCGACGCAGCCGTGCAGAAGCTGTCGACCTGTCTGGCGCTGTGCCGGGAGCTGGGACTGGTCAATCTGAGTGTGTGGCCGCTGGTCGGCCTCGGACGCAGCGAGCTGTTTCTGGGCAATCCGGCGCAGGCGCGACACTGGTGTGAAGAAGCACTGCACCTCTGCAAGGAGTTGAACTTCCCGCCCATGACTCCGTGGGTCTACATCGCCTTTGGAAAGCTCTACCGCCTGGAGAGGGATGTCGAGTCGGCGTTTGACTACCTCGATCGCGCATTGACTCTCAGTCACAAGCGCGAGGACAAGAATGCGTTGACTGCGGCGCTGGAGGAATTCGCCGCTCACTTTGCCGATCAAGGTCATGCGAAGTTGGCTGTACAGCTCTACGGATTTGCAGAACAATCGCGTGCTACTCACGGCCTGCCGTTGTCGCTGATCGACCGCGCAGAGTACGACGAAGTGACGGCGGCTCTGCGGGCAAACAAGCACGCCGACTGGAATACGAATTGGCAGGTCGGCCGGTCACTGAAATGGACGGATGTCACCGCGTTGATCTACGATCGGCGGATCGGATTTGACCAAGGCA is a window of Candidatus Flexicrinis affinis DNA encoding:
- a CDS encoding tetratricopeptide repeat protein, encoding MTSSQPVLRIDLNSLEVHKGEETIRLSLTEWGLLRVLIEHKNQPLSHEFLLQTVWGEGYGKESNYLHSFVGQLRKKLGVRAGDPQYIMTVPRVGYKWVEQADSGMHPQFAAARQPDRRSYLPAALTSFIGRERERSLLERMLRKRDIRLISLTGPGGIGKTRLSLEVAEHLANDQFFADGIHFIALETIDTADLVVGTIARAFGIREKLGEDVLSSLKRHLRDKDLLLILDNFERVHSAAEQILEILKAASSVKVLVTSQEKLNLYGEHNFEVPPLSLASDPALAGDENIALSEAVQLFVDRAQAVHPYFEITSDNLAVVQQLCDRLDGLPLAIELAAVQSKRFAPQDLLSRLDSRLSVLVDGQSNLPPRHQTLRAAIDWSYQLLDTQERKLFVSLSIFNGSFSPSAVATVCASDANQATRVPQKLLSLQDKSLLTSQSDDVHGETRYTMLGSFREFAGQLLGRRDAEELGRRHADYYVGLLEETNHVPPDQRMGWLTRDVGNFRAALRWALTNRAGETALRLAVGMYELWQHLGMLREGKQWLFDALDATQDLTGPLRARALYCAAALADWLGEYQIVQSLYRESLRLYEASGDAAGVTSALLVLASALINQGDFVEGRELSEQALRVAHDNQNLSGIAFALNNLGMVATYQGDAPKAREYYQEMLSLWEALNYSQGTAWALTGLSWAELLHGNYSEAQKHIDRSLELHRQSGDLLSSALALACDGWIALYTADVDAAVQKLSTCLALCRELGLVNLSVWPLVGLGRSELFLGNPAQARHWCEEALHLCKELNFPPMTPWVYIAFGKLYRLERDVESAFDYLDRALTLSHKREDKNALTAALEEFAAHFADQGHAKLAVQLYGFAEQSRATHGLPLSLIDRAEYDEVTAALRANKHADWNTNWQVGRSLKWTDVTALIYDRRIGFDQGIGQ